One Devosia lacusdianchii genomic window carries:
- the metH gene encoding methionine synthase has translation MSPTENQAQQTPHIPDWNEVRSALAQAASERILILDGAMGTMIQRLKLGEENFRGERFKDWKLPLQGNNDLLVLTEPKRIEDIHYEYYMAGADIAETNTFSATSVAQADYACESAVYDINYQGVVVARRAALRAEATDGRRRYVAGALGPTNKTSSMSTDVNSPGHRAITFDELVIAYGEAIRGLVDAGADLLLFETITDTLNTKAGIFAAQRLFEERGIDVPIMISGTITDLSGRTLSGQTPTAFWYSVRHANPLTIGLNCALGADLMRDHIAELSGVADTFICAYPNAGLPNEFGGYDETPESMASQLETFASEGLLNIVGGCCGSTPDHIRAIAEVAAKYPPRVVPEVERLLRLSGLEGFTLTPEIPFVNVGERTNVTGSARFRKLITAGDYTAALDVARDQVANGAQVIDINMDEGLIDSKQVMIDYLNLLAAEPDIAKVPLMIDSSKWEVIEAGLKCVQGKALVNSISMKEGEEAFLHHARLVRAYGAAVVVMAFDEQGQADTLERKVEICTRAYKLLTEKVGFPPEDIVFDPNVFAVATGIEEHNGYGVAFIEATKQITDTLPHVHISGGISNLSFSFRGNEPVREAMHAVFLYYAIQNGMDMGIVNAGQLAVYESIDPELRDACEDVILNRRPDATDRLLELAERYRGTAGKEVAGKDLSWREKSVEDRIAHALVNGITEYIDADTDEARLKSARPLHVIEGPLMAGMSIVGDLFGSGKMFLPQVVKSARVMKQAVALLLPYMEAEKNADGNAAGRQSAGKVLMATVKGDVHDIGKNIVGVVLSCNNYEIIDLGVMVPTAKILETAKREKVDIIGLSGLITPSLDEMVHVAAEMEREGFDIPLLIGGATTSRVHTAVKIHPRYERGQTVYVNDASRAVGVVGNLLSADTKVSFIEDIRAEYAKAAAAHLRAEDEKQRIPLAKARANAFKADWEGYTPPKPSFLGTKVFEDFDLAELAEFIDWTPFFQTWELKGRYPAILEDERQGEAARQLFADAKRMLAQIIDETWFKPRAVVGFWPANAVGDDIRLYTNEGRAEELATLFTLRQQLTKRDGKPNMALSDFVAPSDSGKPDYMGGFVVTAGIEEVAIAERFEKQNDDYSSILVKALADRFAEAMAEFMHLRVRKEFWGYAADENLSNDELLQETYRGIRPAPGYPAQPDHTEKTTLFRLLDAEKNAGVTLTESYAMWPGSSVSGIYFSHPDAYYFGVAKVERDQVIDYAQRKGMSVEAVERWLGPILNYIPGPAIVAAE, from the coding sequence ATGAGCCCCACTGAGAATCAAGCCCAACAGACGCCCCATATCCCCGACTGGAACGAAGTCCGTTCCGCATTGGCCCAGGCAGCGAGTGAGCGCATCCTGATCCTCGACGGCGCCATGGGCACCATGATCCAGCGGCTCAAGCTCGGCGAGGAGAACTTCCGGGGCGAGCGCTTCAAGGATTGGAAGCTGCCGCTGCAGGGCAATAACGACCTGCTGGTGCTGACCGAGCCCAAGCGGATCGAGGACATTCATTACGAGTACTACATGGCCGGCGCCGATATCGCCGAGACCAACACGTTCTCGGCCACCTCGGTGGCGCAGGCCGATTATGCCTGCGAAAGCGCGGTCTACGACATCAACTATCAGGGCGTGGTCGTGGCGCGGCGCGCAGCGCTGCGCGCTGAGGCCACGGACGGCCGTCGCCGCTATGTCGCCGGCGCGCTTGGACCCACGAACAAGACGTCGTCCATGTCAACCGACGTCAACAGCCCTGGCCACCGCGCCATCACCTTCGACGAACTGGTCATCGCTTATGGCGAGGCCATCCGCGGGCTGGTGGATGCCGGCGCCGACCTGCTGCTATTCGAGACCATCACCGACACGCTCAACACCAAGGCTGGCATCTTCGCGGCCCAGCGTCTGTTTGAGGAACGCGGCATCGACGTGCCGATCATGATCTCGGGCACGATCACCGATCTTTCCGGCCGCACGCTGTCCGGCCAGACGCCGACGGCGTTCTGGTATTCCGTGCGCCATGCCAATCCGCTGACCATCGGGCTGAACTGCGCCCTGGGCGCCGACCTGATGCGCGACCACATCGCCGAGCTCTCAGGCGTGGCGGATACCTTCATCTGCGCCTACCCCAATGCCGGCCTGCCCAACGAATTCGGCGGCTATGACGAGACGCCGGAATCGATGGCGTCGCAGTTGGAAACCTTCGCCAGCGAAGGCCTGCTCAACATCGTCGGCGGCTGCTGCGGCTCGACGCCCGACCATATCCGCGCCATCGCCGAGGTCGCGGCCAAGTATCCGCCGCGCGTGGTTCCCGAGGTCGAGCGTCTGCTGCGCCTTTCCGGCCTCGAAGGCTTCACGCTAACGCCGGAAATCCCGTTCGTGAACGTGGGCGAGCGGACCAACGTCACCGGCTCGGCCCGTTTCCGCAAGCTGATCACGGCGGGCGACTATACCGCCGCGCTCGATGTGGCCCGCGACCAGGTGGCCAATGGCGCCCAGGTCATCGACATCAACATGGACGAGGGGCTGATCGACAGTAAGCAGGTGATGATCGATTACCTCAACCTGCTGGCCGCCGAACCCGACATCGCCAAAGTGCCGCTGATGATCGACAGTTCCAAGTGGGAGGTGATCGAGGCGGGCCTGAAGTGCGTTCAGGGCAAGGCGTTGGTCAACTCGATTTCGATGAAGGAGGGCGAAGAAGCCTTCCTGCATCACGCCCGTCTCGTGCGCGCCTATGGCGCCGCCGTTGTCGTGATGGCCTTTGACGAGCAGGGCCAGGCCGATACGCTGGAGCGCAAGGTCGAGATCTGCACGCGCGCCTACAAGCTCCTCACCGAAAAGGTTGGCTTCCCGCCGGAAGACATTGTTTTTGATCCCAATGTCTTCGCCGTTGCCACCGGCATCGAAGAGCATAACGGCTATGGCGTGGCCTTCATCGAGGCGACCAAGCAGATCACCGACACCCTGCCCCATGTCCACATTTCGGGCGGCATCTCGAACCTCAGCTTCTCGTTCCGCGGCAACGAGCCGGTGCGCGAGGCGATGCACGCCGTGTTCCTCTACTACGCCATCCAGAACGGCATGGACATGGGCATCGTCAATGCCGGCCAGCTTGCGGTCTACGAGTCCATCGATCCGGAACTGCGCGACGCCTGCGAGGACGTGATCCTCAACCGCCGGCCAGACGCCACCGACCGGCTGCTCGAACTGGCGGAACGCTATCGCGGTACGGCCGGCAAGGAAGTCGCCGGTAAGGATTTGAGCTGGCGCGAAAAGTCGGTCGAAGACCGCATCGCCCACGCGCTGGTCAACGGCATCACTGAGTATATCGACGCCGATACCGATGAGGCCCGCCTCAAGTCGGCGCGACCGCTGCATGTGATCGAAGGCCCGCTGATGGCCGGCATGAGCATCGTTGGCGACCTGTTCGGCTCGGGCAAGATGTTCCTGCCACAGGTGGTGAAATCGGCCCGCGTGATGAAGCAGGCCGTGGCCCTGCTGCTGCCTTATATGGAAGCCGAGAAGAATGCTGATGGCAACGCCGCAGGCCGCCAGAGCGCTGGCAAGGTGCTGATGGCCACGGTCAAGGGCGATGTGCACGATATTGGCAAGAACATCGTCGGCGTCGTGCTGAGTTGCAACAATTACGAGATCATCGATCTCGGGGTGATGGTGCCGACCGCCAAGATCCTGGAAACGGCCAAGCGCGAGAAAGTCGACATTATCGGCCTTTCCGGGCTGATCACGCCGTCGCTGGACGAGATGGTGCATGTGGCAGCCGAAATGGAGCGCGAAGGCTTCGACATCCCGCTGCTGATCGGCGGCGCCACCACCAGCCGCGTGCACACAGCGGTCAAGATCCACCCGCGCTACGAGCGCGGCCAGACTGTCTATGTCAACGACGCCAGCCGCGCCGTAGGTGTGGTCGGCAACTTGCTGTCTGCTGACACCAAGGTCAGCTTCATCGAGGACATCCGCGCCGAATATGCCAAAGCTGCGGCGGCGCATCTGCGCGCCGAGGACGAAAAGCAGCGCATTCCGCTGGCCAAGGCCCGTGCCAATGCCTTCAAGGCGGACTGGGAGGGCTACACCCCGCCCAAGCCGTCCTTCCTTGGCACCAAGGTGTTCGAGGACTTCGACCTGGCGGAACTGGCCGAGTTCATCGACTGGACGCCATTCTTCCAGACCTGGGAGCTCAAGGGCCGCTATCCGGCTATCCTCGAGGACGAGCGCCAGGGCGAGGCTGCGCGGCAGCTCTTTGCCGACGCCAAGCGCATGCTCGCCCAGATCATCGACGAAACGTGGTTCAAGCCGCGCGCCGTGGTGGGCTTCTGGCCGGCCAATGCCGTGGGCGACGACATCCGGCTCTACACTAACGAAGGTCGTGCCGAGGAACTGGCGACGCTGTTCACACTTCGCCAGCAGCTCACCAAACGCGACGGCAAGCCCAACATGGCGCTGAGCGATTTTGTTGCACCATCAGACAGCGGCAAGCCCGACTATATGGGCGGTTTCGTCGTCACCGCGGGTATCGAGGAAGTGGCGATCGCCGAGCGGTTCGAGAAGCAGAATGACGACTACTCATCCATTCTGGTGAAAGCCTTGGCCGACCGCTTCGCCGAGGCCATGGCGGAGTTTATGCACCTGCGCGTCCGCAAGGAGTTCTGGGGCTACGCCGCCGATGAGAACCTGAGCAACGACGAGCTGTTGCAGGAAACCTATCGCGGCATTCGCCCGGCTCCCGGCTACCCCGCGCAACCGGACCATACCGAGAAAACGACGCTGTTCCGCCTGCTCGACGCCGAAAAGAACGCCGGCGTAACGCTGACCGAGAGCTACGCCATGTGGCCGGGGTCATCGGTTTCGGGCATCTACTTCTCGCATCCGGACGCCTATTATTTCGGCGTGGCCAAGGTCGAGCGCGACCAGGTGATTGATTACGCCCAACGCAAGGGCATGAGCGTGGAGGCGGTCGAGCGCTGGCTCGGCCCGATCCTCAACTACATTCCCGGCCCAGCTATCGTGGCGGCGGAGTGA
- a CDS encoding DUF1643 domain-containing protein: MSAASHDPGGKVRLALMPGVKGDATFSADGRYRQLMRRWTGDTFPDRYIMFIGMNPSTADATVNDPTCAREWTFANREGFSAMVKANVGDYRATDPKMLLAPGVAAVSSENLPTIRRAAKAASLVVVCHGKLNKALAPAGKALVEALRSDCIEMWCFGTNGDGSPKHPLYLRTDTPLVRFEG, encoded by the coding sequence GTGAGTGCAGCCAGCCACGATCCGGGCGGTAAGGTGCGCCTGGCGCTGATGCCGGGCGTCAAGGGCGACGCCACGTTCAGCGCCGACGGGCGCTACCGCCAGCTCATGCGGCGCTGGACCGGGGACACCTTTCCCGATCGCTACATTATGTTTATCGGCATGAACCCGTCGACCGCCGACGCGACAGTCAACGACCCCACCTGCGCCCGCGAATGGACCTTTGCAAATCGTGAGGGTTTCTCGGCCATGGTCAAAGCCAATGTCGGCGATTATCGCGCGACCGATCCAAAAATGCTGCTGGCGCCGGGCGTAGCGGCTGTTTCCAGCGAGAATCTGCCCACGATCCGCCGGGCCGCCAAAGCGGCATCTCTGGTGGTGGTGTGCCACGGCAAGCTCAACAAGGCGCTGGCGCCTGCCGGCAAGGCCCTCGTTGAGGCACTACGGTCCGACTGTATCGAGATGTGGTGCTTCGGCACCAATGGCGATGGCTCGCCCAAGCACCCGCTATATCTGCGCACGGATACGCCACTGGTGCGGTTCGAGGGGTAG
- a CDS encoding bifunctional methylenetetrahydrofolate dehydrogenase/methenyltetrahydrofolate cyclohydrolase, whose amino-acid sequence MTAKIIDGKSFAEGLRGRIAGHVARLKTEHGITPGLAVVIVGHDPGSQVYVAQKAKQTVELGMHSEKYELPETASETEVLALVEKLNADPAIHGILVQLPVPKQIDPLKIIETISPDKDVDCFTPASVGKLAIGLSGPVSCTPLGCLMLLRDTLGDLSGLHAVVVGRSNLVGKPMAQLLLRENCTVTMAHSRTRDLAGMVRQADIVIAAVGRPEMIKGDWIKPGATVIDVGINRIDAPERGEGKTRLLGDVHFASAKDVAGAITPVPGGVGPMTIACLLANTVTTASLINGLVPPSDLTA is encoded by the coding sequence ATGACGGCTAAGATCATTGACGGCAAGAGCTTTGCCGAGGGTCTGCGGGGCCGTATTGCCGGCCATGTGGCGCGCCTCAAAACCGAGCATGGCATTACGCCGGGGCTGGCCGTGGTGATCGTCGGGCATGATCCGGGCAGCCAGGTCTACGTGGCGCAAAAGGCCAAGCAGACCGTGGAACTCGGCATGCACTCGGAAAAGTACGAGTTGCCGGAAACGGCCAGTGAGACCGAGGTGCTGGCGCTGGTCGAAAAGCTCAATGCCGATCCGGCGATCCACGGCATCCTGGTGCAGTTGCCGGTGCCGAAGCAGATCGATCCGCTGAAGATCATCGAGACCATCTCGCCTGACAAGGACGTGGATTGCTTCACGCCGGCGAGCGTCGGCAAGCTGGCGATCGGCCTGTCGGGGCCGGTCTCGTGCACGCCCTTGGGGTGCCTGATGCTGCTGCGCGATACGCTGGGCGACCTGTCGGGCCTGCACGCGGTGGTGGTCGGCCGTTCCAATCTCGTTGGCAAGCCGATGGCGCAGCTTCTGCTGCGCGAGAATTGCACCGTGACCATGGCGCATTCGCGCACGCGCGATCTGGCCGGCATGGTCCGGCAGGCCGATATCGTCATTGCCGCTGTCGGCCGCCCTGAAATGATCAAGGGCGATTGGATCAAGCCGGGCGCAACGGTGATCGATGTCGGCATCAACCGCATCGATGCGCCGGAGCGTGGCGAGGGCAAGACGCGCCTGCTGGGTGACGTGCACTTTGCCTCGGCCAAGGACGTCGCCGGGGCGATTACGCCGGTGCCAGGTGGTGTTGGCCCGATGACCATTGCCTGTCTCCTCGCCAATACCGTCACTACGGCCTCGCTCATCAATGGCCTGGTCCCACCCAGCGATCTGACGGCGTGA
- a CDS encoding AMP nucleosidase yields MTTISPPRLDKRSFTDPEEAWAYLAELYHRNTGFIRGHLADLAKGIIPEGRVRACYPQIEVRSTSYSRHESTLPYGFLHTPGLYRTTVTAPDLFKGYFQEQFTVILRNHGGTIDITESDTPIPLHFAVNPSERIDGEALNALNIPLRDMFDAPDLGNTDDEIANGTFVPPKGGPYPLSAFTAPRVDYSLFRLSHYTGTDAGHFQNFVIFTNYAFYIDEFCRVAKEYMRSGHAHYDSFIEPGNVVTDNMLKGGNVAGTAPVRAPQMPAYHLTADRGRGITMVNIGVGPSNAKTITDHIAVLRPHAWIMLGHCAGLRNSQELGDYVLAHAYVREDHVLDADLPLTVPVPALAEVQVALEQAVEEITQTEGIETKKIMRTGTVATFDNRNWELRDQAEITQRLSQSRAVALDMESATIAANGFRFRVPYGTLLCVSDKPLHGELKLPGMASDFYRTQVNRHLQIGLRAMEILRDQPAERLHSRKLRSFAETAFQ; encoded by the coding sequence ATGACCACGATCAGCCCGCCCCGCCTCGACAAACGATCCTTTACCGATCCAGAGGAAGCGTGGGCGTATCTGGCCGAGCTCTATCATCGCAATACCGGCTTCATTCGCGGACACCTCGCCGATCTGGCCAAGGGCATCATTCCTGAGGGGCGGGTGCGGGCCTGCTACCCACAGATCGAAGTGCGCTCCACCAGCTACAGCCGGCACGAGAGCACCCTGCCCTATGGTTTCTTGCACACCCCGGGGCTCTATCGCACGACGGTGACTGCGCCGGACCTGTTCAAGGGGTATTTCCAGGAGCAATTCACCGTCATTCTGCGCAATCATGGCGGCACGATCGACATCACCGAGTCCGATACGCCGATCCCGCTGCATTTCGCGGTCAATCCGAGTGAGCGGATCGACGGCGAGGCGCTGAATGCCCTGAACATCCCGCTGCGCGACATGTTCGACGCGCCGGACCTGGGCAATACCGACGACGAAATCGCCAACGGCACCTTCGTTCCGCCCAAGGGTGGGCCCTACCCGCTATCGGCCTTCACCGCGCCGCGCGTGGATTACTCGCTGTTCCGGCTCAGCCACTATACCGGCACCGACGCGGGGCATTTCCAGAATTTCGTGATCTTCACCAACTACGCCTTCTACATCGACGAGTTCTGCCGCGTGGCCAAGGAGTACATGCGCTCGGGCCATGCGCATTACGATAGCTTCATCGAGCCGGGCAACGTGGTGACCGACAACATGCTCAAGGGCGGCAATGTCGCCGGCACGGCGCCGGTGCGTGCGCCGCAAATGCCAGCCTATCACCTGACGGCCGATCGCGGCCGCGGCATCACCATGGTCAATATCGGCGTCGGCCCATCCAACGCCAAAACCATCACCGACCACATCGCCGTGCTGCGCCCGCATGCCTGGATCATGCTTGGCCATTGCGCCGGCCTGCGCAACTCCCAGGAACTGGGCGACTATGTGCTGGCCCATGCCTATGTGCGCGAGGACCACGTGCTCGACGCCGACCTGCCGCTGACCGTGCCGGTGCCGGCTTTGGCCGAAGTGCAGGTGGCGTTGGAGCAGGCGGTGGAGGAGATCACCCAGACCGAGGGCATCGAGACCAAGAAGATCATGCGCACCGGCACGGTGGCAACCTTCGATAACCGCAATTGGGAATTGCGCGACCAGGCCGAAATCACCCAGCGGTTGAGCCAGTCGCGCGCGGTGGCGCTGGACATGGAAAGCGCCACGATTGCAGCGAACGGTTTCCGGTTCAGGGTGCCGTATGGCACCCTGCTCTGCGTCTCGGACAAGCCGCTGCATGGCGAGTTGAAGCTCCCCGGCATGGCCTCGGACTTCTACCGCACGCAGGTCAACCGGCATTTGCAGATCGGTCTGCGGGCGATGGAGATTCTGCGCGATCAACCGGCGGAGCGGCTGCACTCGCGGAAGCTGCGCAGTTTTGCCGAGACGGCGTTCCAGTAA
- the eno gene encoding phosphopyruvate hydratase — protein MSSIIHVTGRQIYDSRGNPTVEVDVVLDDGSFGRAAVPSGASTGAHEAVELRDGGKKYSGKGVTQAIENVNTAIFDEIQGMDALDQLGVDQAMIDLDGTPNKGRLGANAILGVSLAVAKAAAESSELPFYRYIGGPNAHILPVPMMNIINGGQHADNPIDMQEFMILPAGAESLADAVRIGSEIFHTLKKGLAAEGHNTAVGDEGGFAPNLKSADDALGFIMRSIEKAGYRPGEDIFLGLDCAATEYYKGGKYAMEGEGKSLSSDDNVRFLEDLANRYPIISIEDGMAEDDWDGWKALTDAIGKKVQLVGDDLFVTNTQRLVSGIKMGVANSILVKVNQIGSLSETLNAVDTAHRAGYTSVMSHRSGETEDSTIADLAVALNCGQIKTGSLSRSDRLAKYNQLIRIEEQLGTSAKYAGYSVVKGR, from the coding sequence ATGTCTTCAATCATCCACGTCACGGGCCGTCAGATCTATGACAGCCGCGGCAACCCCACGGTCGAAGTCGATGTGGTGCTGGACGATGGCAGCTTCGGCCGCGCGGCCGTTCCCTCGGGCGCGTCCACCGGCGCGCACGAAGCCGTCGAGTTGCGCGACGGCGGCAAGAAGTATTCGGGCAAGGGCGTGACCCAGGCCATCGAGAACGTCAACACCGCCATCTTCGACGAGATCCAGGGCATGGACGCGCTTGACCAGCTCGGCGTCGATCAGGCCATGATCGACCTCGATGGTACGCCGAACAAGGGCCGCCTGGGCGCTAACGCCATTCTGGGCGTGTCGCTGGCCGTCGCCAAGGCCGCCGCGGAATCGAGCGAATTGCCGTTCTACCGCTATATCGGCGGCCCAAATGCCCACATTCTGCCGGTGCCGATGATGAACATCATCAATGGCGGCCAGCATGCCGACAACCCAATCGACATGCAGGAATTCATGATCCTGCCGGCCGGCGCTGAAAGCCTGGCGGACGCAGTGCGCATCGGTTCGGAAATCTTCCACACCCTCAAGAAGGGTCTGGCCGCCGAGGGCCACAACACGGCCGTCGGCGACGAAGGCGGTTTCGCGCCGAACCTCAAGTCCGCCGATGACGCGCTGGGCTTCATCATGCGTTCGATCGAGAAGGCCGGTTACCGCCCGGGCGAGGACATTTTCCTCGGTCTCGATTGCGCCGCGACCGAGTACTACAAGGGCGGCAAATACGCCATGGAAGGCGAGGGCAAGTCGCTGTCTTCAGACGACAACGTGCGCTTCCTCGAAGACCTCGCCAATCGCTATCCGATCATCTCGATCGAAGACGGCATGGCCGAGGACGACTGGGATGGCTGGAAGGCCCTGACCGACGCCATCGGCAAGAAGGTGCAGCTGGTGGGCGACGACCTGTTCGTCACCAATACCCAGCGTCTCGTTTCCGGCATCAAGATGGGCGTTGCCAACTCGATCCTGGTCAAGGTCAACCAGATCGGCTCGCTCTCCGAGACGCTGAATGCCGTCGATACCGCCCACCGCGCCGGCTACACCTCGGTGATGTCGCACCGCTCGGGCGAAACGGAAGATTCCACCATTGCCGACCTCGCCGTGGCGCTGAACTGCGGTCAGATCAAGACCGGCTCGCTGAGCCGCTCGGATCGCCTGGCCAAGTACAATCAGCTCATCCGCATCGAAGAGCAGCTCGGCACGTCGGCCAAATATGCCGGCTACTCGGTGGTCAAGGGCCGCTAA
- a CDS encoding VOC family protein: MPKPLIKQVAHTCIFAHDLDKTETFYRDVLGIPTAFNFQRGGDRIGYYLDFGARTFVEVFRKAESSFAETNQINHICLETENLDELIAHVRGHGVTITDKKLGADGTWQAWTNDPNGVKLEIFEYTKDSLQFGPHGGVCEVNW; encoded by the coding sequence ATGCCAAAGCCGTTGATCAAGCAGGTTGCCCACACCTGCATTTTTGCCCACGACCTCGACAAGACCGAGACCTTCTACCGCGACGTGCTTGGTATACCCACCGCGTTCAACTTCCAACGCGGCGGCGACCGGATCGGCTATTATCTCGATTTCGGGGCACGCACCTTTGTCGAGGTCTTCCGCAAGGCCGAGTCCAGCTTCGCCGAGACCAACCAGATCAATCACATCTGCCTCGAAACCGAGAATCTCGATGAGCTGATCGCCCATGTGCGGGGCCATGGCGTCACCATTACCGACAAGAAGCTCGGCGCTGACGGTACCTGGCAGGCTTGGACCAACGACCCCAATGGCGTGAAACTCGAAATCTTCGAATACACGAAGGACAGCCTGCAATTCGGCCCGCATGGCGGCGTCTGCGAGGTCAACTGGTAA
- a CDS encoding DUF4169 family protein — translation MAEIINLRTVRKQKARAEKEAQASQNRVLFGRTKAEKLKQSSEKALADKHIDGHKKDD, via the coding sequence ATGGCCGAGATCATCAACCTCCGCACCGTCCGCAAGCAAAAGGCCCGCGCCGAAAAGGAAGCACAGGCCTCGCAAAACCGCGTCCTGTTTGGCCGCACCAAGGCCGAAAAGCTGAAGCAATCCTCGGAAAAAGCGCTCGCGGACAAGCATATCGACGGTCACAAGAAGGACGATTGA
- a CDS encoding phytanoyl-CoA dioxygenase family protein — protein sequence MSEISEMVRTGAAMPRLFADGKVLSTAPNRMGGLTPTDPNLPMSELTARFRKDGYLWLKGFFDRRAVLDFRRFTFAHLAESGLIARGSDPVDGVMADDFTDRNLADKLLMEFARSAAFESFCMTPRLWQFMDSFLGGLSYLHKRKIIRYTMPRQPASTPAHYDLTYLRGGTEKIVTAWIPIGDIATAMGGLTYLEGSHEIGVRMEREFTAAAADMTPEERVSAFNKNMTAGGWVSKDLPDMANKFDTRWLIADYEAGDVMLHSPYMIHAATTNEDPRGRLRLSTDIRYQNVRDEIDVRWNNHWSLGDML from the coding sequence ATGAGCGAAATTTCAGAAATGGTTCGAACAGGCGCTGCGATGCCGCGGTTGTTTGCCGACGGCAAGGTGCTGTCGACCGCACCAAACCGAATGGGCGGCCTGACCCCCACCGATCCAAATCTCCCGATGTCCGAATTGACGGCGCGCTTCCGCAAGGATGGCTATCTTTGGCTCAAGGGGTTCTTCGATCGCCGCGCTGTGCTCGATTTCCGCCGCTTCACTTTTGCGCATCTGGCGGAGTCGGGCCTGATCGCGCGGGGGTCTGATCCGGTTGACGGGGTGATGGCCGATGACTTCACCGATCGCAATCTGGCCGACAAGCTGCTTATGGAGTTCGCGCGCTCGGCTGCCTTCGAGTCCTTCTGCATGACGCCGCGGCTGTGGCAGTTCATGGACAGCTTCCTCGGCGGACTGTCCTACCTGCACAAGCGCAAGATCATTCGCTACACCATGCCCCGGCAGCCGGCCTCCACGCCAGCGCATTACGACCTGACCTATCTGCGTGGCGGCACCGAAAAGATCGTCACGGCATGGATACCGATCGGCGATATTGCGACGGCCATGGGCGGTCTGACCTATCTGGAAGGGTCGCACGAGATTGGCGTGCGCATGGAACGCGAGTTTACGGCGGCTGCCGCCGATATGACGCCGGAAGAGCGTGTCAGTGCCTTCAACAAGAACATGACGGCAGGCGGCTGGGTCTCCAAGGACCTGCCCGACATGGCGAACAAGTTCGACACGCGCTGGCTGATTGCCGATTATGAAGCGGGTGATGTCATGCTGCACAGCCCCTACATGATCCACGCTGCGACCACCAACGAAGACCCTCGAGGCCGTCTGCGGCTATCGACCGACATCCGCTACCAGAATGTGCGCGATGAGATCGATGTGCGCTGGAACAATCACTGGTCACTGGGCGACATGCTCTAG